A genomic region of Methylobacterium durans contains the following coding sequences:
- a CDS encoding TetR family transcriptional regulator: protein MTVTDLARDAATDPDTSDLRSRILTIAERLFRDMGYRKTTVADIAAALRMSPGNVYRFFPSKKALNEAVAERLLAQIEAELGRIVSESCSPARERLRRFLRTTHAMSAGQFTANRRMHDMVEVAMAESWEVIHGHIDRVEELLVVLVTEGVRSGEFRAVDPRAAARCVQTAIVRFCHPALIAQCADREQPTIDEMTDFLLTGLGTG from the coding sequence ATGACCGTGACCGACCTAGCCCGCGACGCCGCGACCGACCCGGACACCAGCGACCTGCGATCGCGCATCCTCACGATCGCCGAGCGGCTGTTCCGCGACATGGGCTACCGGAAGACGACGGTCGCCGATATCGCGGCGGCCCTGCGCATGAGCCCCGGCAACGTCTACCGCTTCTTCCCGTCCAAGAAGGCGCTGAACGAGGCGGTTGCCGAGCGGCTGCTCGCGCAGATCGAGGCGGAGCTCGGCCGGATCGTCTCGGAATCCTGTTCGCCCGCCCGCGAGCGCCTGCGCCGGTTCCTGCGGACCACGCACGCGATGAGCGCGGGCCAGTTCACGGCCAACCGCCGCATGCACGACATGGTCGAGGTGGCGATGGCCGAGAGTTGGGAAGTCATCCACGGCCATATCGACCGCGTGGAGGAATTGCTCGTCGTCCTCGTGACGGAGGGCGTGCGCAGCGGCGAGTTCCGGGCTGTGGACCCGCGGGCGGCGGCGCGCTGCGTGCAGACCGCGATCGTGCGCTTCTGCCACCCCGCCCTGATCGCCCAATGCGCAGACCGCGAGCAGCCGACAATCGACGAGATGACCGATTTTTTGCTGACGGGATTGGGGACGGGCTGA
- a CDS encoding LuxR C-terminal-related transcriptional regulator: protein MSSPGAVALVADDHELFRAAVSDLLKRDCGFTSVIEVGSLDEAMQVLGEHPEISLASFDLAMPGVGNATSLRSVREVFPKVRVVVVTGSGGREDILLALQAGLHGYVPKTLGISEIANAFRTVLAGSIYVPSAVTELPPQSAPPAVPVPARLPELTGKLTPRQQDVLRLIRCGRSNKEIAIALGLTENTVKVHANALYRALGVHNRYGAAHMADPA from the coding sequence ATGAGCAGTCCAGGCGCCGTCGCCCTCGTCGCCGACGATCACGAATTGTTTCGTGCCGCCGTCTCCGACCTCCTGAAGCGCGATTGCGGCTTCACCTCGGTCATCGAGGTGGGTTCCCTCGACGAGGCCATGCAGGTGCTCGGGGAGCATCCGGAGATCAGCCTCGCCTCCTTCGACCTCGCCATGCCGGGCGTCGGCAACGCCACCAGCCTGCGCAGCGTGCGCGAGGTGTTTCCGAAGGTGCGAGTCGTCGTCGTCACGGGTTCGGGCGGGCGCGAGGACATCCTGCTCGCCCTGCAGGCGGGTCTGCACGGTTACGTCCCGAAGACGCTCGGTATCTCCGAGATCGCCAACGCCTTCCGCACGGTGCTCGCGGGCAGCATCTACGTGCCCTCCGCGGTGACCGAGCTGCCGCCGCAATCGGCGCCCCCGGCCGTTCCCGTGCCGGCGCGGCTTCCGGAACTCACCGGCAAGCTCACCCCGCGCCAGCAGGACGTGCTGCGCCTGATCCGCTGCGGCCGCTCCAACAAGGAGATCGCGATCGCCCTCGGGCTGACCGAGAACACGGTGAAGGTGCACGCCAACGCCCTCTACCGGGCCCTCGGCGTCCACAACCGCTACGGCGCGGCCCACATGGCCGACCCCGCCTGA
- a CDS encoding ATP-binding protein: MSIEANIDLGLLVERDLITLIAALKALGASPIVDNDIARFRHQGREALAGRPGELMLLDRAGRDLLAEGGPHWVPEVLRPSAATWAQEPGHVSISDLLPYVPGRGRQVTVSLPVNSPSGERYVLLFAVQPSHFTTLMQSARLAPPHFGALVDRTGAMIARTVESDRFMGTRVTDLSAMEGATGRVDATNVGGVEVRRFYRRSPISGWYVLTSVSHAALQKSTRQSLWLLAAVAASLMLIAVPCAVILTRRMRYAARLTKEAARQLVRGEPIDRRSTGIAESDMVCHILAEASDRLRDQAESLRSTNQDLERRVADRTRELADSHVLTESILENSPDIIKVLDVRGRVIFSNERCRTLHGEDPRVAAKGRLWSTFWPGEGGKAAREAIALAQRGRPSRFTAWRRAESGEQHWLDVLVTPMVGADGLTRRILAISRDVTAHHARDEELQVAKERAEAASVAKADFLATMSHELRTPLNGILGYADLLGSDRTLSQSQSRRISRIQDAASGLLRIVNDILDLAKIEAGDVTLELRPFSLKDLVEKASAIVMPMAQAKHLVLDIEIQDGLPPALLGDPDRLKQIMLNLLGNAIKFTETGRVVLRAEAPPATDGRCRLTIQITDTGIGIPAELQHLLFQRFSQVDAGSERRFGGAGLGLAISRHLIEQMGGRIEVESALGTGSTFRLDLDLAVADMSTGPAEDVPLACSAFEANVLVVEDISLNRELIGELLTALGASVDIVSSGEEAIAAVQAKSYDLVLMDEQMPGMSGSAATRIIRSLDHPSHDVPVIACSADVLSHHLRRFEEAGMNGHVGKPLTQAALAKVLIRYAFRLRTQPVRREAPLPVVASPEASTSGRHWLSEERLDAARGNLREDIRILRDTIRAGDYEAAACKAHAMISTACILDFPGLSKAAQSFEAACKGGAPDGPERAHFLACLDETVAAIGEARAAQRARVIVVPETAVPPAESPAEPDGGVMASSYPTSLMKRLRSRAGDRP; the protein is encoded by the coding sequence GTGTCCATCGAGGCGAACATCGATCTCGGCCTCCTCGTCGAGCGCGACCTCATCACGCTGATCGCTGCACTCAAGGCGCTCGGCGCCTCTCCGATCGTCGACAACGACATCGCGCGCTTTCGTCACCAGGGCCGCGAGGCGCTGGCCGGCCGGCCGGGCGAGCTGATGCTGCTCGACCGTGCCGGGCGTGACCTGCTGGCGGAGGGCGGGCCCCACTGGGTGCCGGAGGTCCTGAGGCCCTCGGCCGCCACATGGGCGCAGGAGCCCGGGCACGTCTCGATCTCCGACCTCCTGCCCTACGTGCCGGGGCGGGGGCGCCAGGTCACGGTCTCGCTGCCCGTCAACTCGCCCTCGGGCGAGCGCTACGTCCTGCTCTTCGCCGTCCAGCCCTCGCACTTCACCACGCTGATGCAATCGGCGCGGCTCGCGCCGCCGCATTTCGGCGCACTCGTCGATCGGACCGGCGCCATGATCGCCCGCACCGTCGAGAGCGACCGCTTCATGGGCACGCGCGTCACGGACCTCTCGGCGATGGAGGGCGCGACGGGCCGGGTCGATGCGACGAACGTCGGAGGGGTCGAGGTCCGGCGCTTCTACCGCCGCTCGCCGATCTCGGGCTGGTACGTGCTGACCTCCGTCTCGCACGCGGCTCTGCAAAAATCGACTCGTCAGAGCCTCTGGCTGCTGGCCGCAGTGGCGGCCTCGCTCATGCTGATCGCGGTGCCGTGCGCCGTGATCCTCACGCGACGGATGCGCTACGCGGCGCGGCTCACCAAGGAGGCCGCCCGCCAGCTCGTGCGCGGCGAGCCGATCGACCGGCGCAGCACCGGCATCGCCGAGTCGGACATGGTCTGCCATATCCTCGCCGAGGCTTCGGACCGCCTGCGCGACCAGGCCGAGAGCCTGCGCAGCACCAATCAGGACCTGGAGCGGCGCGTAGCCGACCGCACGCGGGAACTCGCCGACAGCCACGTGCTGACCGAGAGCATCCTCGAGAACAGCCCCGACATCATCAAGGTCCTTGACGTGCGCGGGCGCGTGATCTTCTCGAACGAGCGCTGCCGCACCCTGCACGGCGAGGATCCGCGCGTCGCCGCGAAGGGACGCCTCTGGTCGACGTTCTGGCCCGGCGAGGGCGGCAAGGCCGCCCGCGAGGCGATCGCGCTGGCCCAGCGCGGCCGTCCGAGCCGGTTCACGGCTTGGCGCCGGGCGGAGAGCGGCGAGCAGCACTGGCTCGACGTGCTGGTGACGCCGATGGTGGGGGCCGACGGCCTGACCCGCCGGATCCTTGCCATCTCCCGCGACGTCACCGCCCATCACGCCCGCGACGAGGAGTTGCAGGTCGCCAAGGAGCGGGCCGAGGCCGCCTCGGTCGCCAAGGCCGACTTCCTGGCGACGATGAGCCACGAGCTGCGCACGCCGCTCAACGGCATCCTCGGCTACGCCGACCTCCTCGGCTCGGACCGGACCTTGAGCCAGTCGCAGAGCCGGCGCATCAGCCGCATCCAGGACGCGGCGAGCGGCCTCCTGCGCATCGTCAACGACATCCTCGACCTCGCCAAGATCGAGGCCGGCGACGTCACCCTGGAGCTGCGGCCGTTCTCGCTGAAGGATCTCGTCGAGAAGGCGTCCGCCATCGTCATGCCGATGGCGCAGGCGAAGCATCTCGTCCTCGACATCGAGATCCAGGATGGCCTGCCCCCGGCGCTCCTCGGCGACCCGGACCGGCTCAAGCAGATCATGCTGAACCTGCTCGGCAACGCCATCAAGTTCACCGAGACCGGGCGCGTCGTCCTGCGGGCCGAGGCACCGCCGGCGACGGACGGACGCTGCCGCCTGACCATCCAGATCACCGACACCGGCATCGGCATCCCGGCCGAGCTGCAGCATCTCCTGTTCCAACGCTTCTCGCAGGTGGATGCGGGCAGCGAGCGGCGCTTCGGGGGGGCTGGCCTCGGCCTCGCCATCTCGCGCCACCTCATCGAGCAGATGGGCGGCCGCATCGAGGTCGAGAGCGCGCTGGGCACCGGCTCGACCTTCCGTCTCGATCTCGATCTGGCGGTGGCCGACATGTCGACAGGGCCCGCCGAGGATGTTCCGCTGGCCTGCAGCGCCTTCGAGGCGAACGTGCTCGTCGTCGAGGACATCTCGCTCAACCGGGAGCTGATCGGTGAATTGCTCACCGCTCTCGGCGCCAGCGTCGACATCGTCTCCTCCGGCGAGGAGGCGATCGCCGCCGTCCAGGCCAAGTCCTACGACCTCGTCCTGATGGACGAGCAGATGCCCGGGATGAGCGGCAGCGCCGCGACCCGCATCATCCGCAGCCTCGACCACCCCTCGCACGACGTGCCCGTCATCGCCTGCTCGGCCGACGTGCTCTCGCACCACCTGCGCCGCTTCGAGGAGGCGGGGATGAACGGCCATGTCGGCAAGCCGCTGACCCAGGCCGCGCTCGCGAAGGTGCTGATCCGCTACGCCTTCCGGCTACGCACGCAGCCGGTGCGCCGCGAGGCGCCGCTTCCGGTCGTCGCCAGCCCCGAAGCGTCGACCTCGGGCAGGCACTGGCTGTCGGAAGAGCGCCTCGACGCCGCGCGTGGGAACCTCCGCGAGGACATCCGCATTCTGCGCGACACGATTCGGGCCGGCGACTACGAGGCCGCCGCCTGCAAGGCGCACGCGATGATCTCGACGGCCTGCATCCTCGACTTTCCCGGCCTCAGCAAGGCCGCCCAGTCCTTCGAGGCCGCCTGCAAGGGCGGCGCGCCGGACGGGCCCGAGCGCGCCCACTTCCTCGCCTGCCTCGACGAGACGGTCGCGGCCATCGGCGAGGCTCGCGCCGCGCAGCGCGCGCGCGTCATCGTCGTGCCAGAGACAGCTGTACCGCCGGCCGAGTCGCCCGCCGAACCTGACGGCGGCGTCATGGCCTCCTCCTATCCAACGAGCCTCATGAAGCGGCTCCGCTCACGCGCAGGTGACAGACCATGA
- a CDS encoding protein-L-isoaspartate(D-aspartate) O-methyltransferase — translation MADFARRRDRMIERQIIGRGLADARVVTAMRAVPRERFLPEDLRDSAYEDGPLPIGAGQTISQPYIVALMVEAAAIQPGDRVLEIGAGSGYAAAVISHLAGEVDAIERHPELARAASLRLAALGFDTVRVHAGDGTLGLPERAPFDAILSSAGGPEVPDCLRRQLQIGGRLVMPVGGRSGDQTLVKVVRRDVDRFDAETLGPVSFVPLIGAKGWRDEAPRTPLGLP, via the coding sequence ATGGCGGATTTCGCGCGGCGACGTGATCGCATGATCGAGCGGCAGATCATCGGGCGCGGACTGGCCGACGCCCGCGTCGTCACGGCGATGCGCGCCGTTCCCCGCGAGCGGTTCCTGCCTGAAGATCTCCGGGATTCGGCCTACGAGGACGGGCCGCTCCCGATCGGGGCCGGCCAGACGATCTCGCAGCCCTACATCGTCGCCCTGATGGTCGAGGCCGCGGCGATCCAGCCGGGCGACCGGGTGCTCGAGATCGGTGCCGGTTCCGGCTACGCGGCCGCCGTGATCAGCCACCTCGCGGGCGAGGTCGACGCGATCGAGCGGCACCCGGAACTCGCGCGGGCGGCCTCCCTCCGCCTCGCCGCGCTCGGCTTCGACACGGTGCGGGTTCATGCCGGCGACGGCACGCTCGGATTGCCGGAGCGGGCGCCCTTCGATGCCATCCTGTCCTCCGCCGGCGGCCCCGAGGTTCCCGATTGCCTCCGCCGGCAATTGCAGATCGGAGGCCGCCTCGTCATGCCGGTCGGCGGGCGCTCGGGCGATCAGACACTGGTGAAGGTCGTGCGCCGGGACGTCGACCGTTTCGACGCCGAGACGCTCGGGCCGGTCAGCTTCGTGCCCCTCATCGGCGCGAAGGGCTGGCGGGACGAGGCGCCGCGAACGCCTCTCGGCCTCCCCTGA
- the pqqA gene encoding pyrroloquinoline quinone precursor peptide PqqA, with product MKWSAPVVQEVCVGMEVTSYESAEIDTFH from the coding sequence ATGAAGTGGTCCGCCCCCGTCGTTCAGGAAGTCTGCGTCGGCATGGAGGTCACCAGCTACGAGTCCGCTGAGATCGATACCTTCCACTGA
- the pqqA gene encoding pyrroloquinoline quinone precursor peptide PqqA produces the protein MKWSAPIVQEVCVGMEVTSYESAEIDTFH, from the coding sequence ATGAAGTGGTCTGCCCCCATCGTTCAGGAAGTCTGCGTCGGCATGGAAGTCACCAGCTACGAGTCCGCTGAGATCGACACCTTCCACTAA
- the pqqA gene encoding pyrroloquinoline quinone precursor peptide PqqA produces the protein MKWSAPIVQEVCVGMEVTSYESAEIDTFH, from the coding sequence ATGAAGTGGTCTGCCCCCATCGTTCAGGAAGTCTGCGTCGGCATGGAAGTCACCAGCTACGAGTCGGCTGAGATCGACACCTTCCACTAA
- the ldtR gene encoding transcriptional regulator LdtR: MKTQAVKVVETTSALDASVASGSYLEALHLVERLHRRLLDVIKDEFERRGREDVNSVQALLLYNIGDKELTASELRTKGYYLGSNVSYNVKKLVEAGYLHHARSKTDRRSVRISLTDKGRQVHEIIQGLYDKHARTIQPIGGISDDDFGRLNQALGRLERFWTDQIRYRL, translated from the coding sequence ATGAAGACCCAGGCCGTCAAGGTTGTCGAAACCACCTCCGCCCTCGACGCTTCCGTGGCGAGCGGCTCCTATCTCGAGGCGCTGCATCTCGTGGAGCGCCTGCACCGGCGCCTCCTCGACGTGATCAAGGATGAGTTCGAGCGCCGCGGCCGCGAGGACGTCAACAGCGTCCAGGCGCTGCTCCTGTACAACATCGGCGACAAGGAGCTGACGGCGAGCGAGCTGCGCACCAAGGGCTACTATCTCGGCTCCAACGTCTCGTACAACGTCAAGAAGCTGGTCGAGGCCGGCTACCTCCACCACGCCCGCTCGAAGACGGACCGGCGCTCCGTGCGCATCAGCCTTACCGACAAGGGGCGGCAGGTGCACGAGATCATCCAGGGCCTCTACGACAAGCACGCCCGCACGATCCAGCCGATCGGTGGCATCTCGGATGACGATTTCGGCCGCCTCAATCAGGCGCTCGGCCGCCTCGAGCGCTTCTGGACGGACCAGATTCGCTACCGCCTCTGA
- a CDS encoding DUF6163 family protein, translating to MRGPGRIGRGALGDPAGDRIERGAAAPRTTWDTVLVWFMRVTALLWLAKGVHAWATILDLVPGPRSFEAEPVGRQAVIVYLAVIDLTAAVGLWLTSAWGGVIWLLAATSALTLATLTPQLLPTPLPVVIVQASIVAVYFVLSWFAARESR from the coding sequence ATGCGCGGCCCGGGACGGATCGGTCGGGGGGCGCTCGGGGATCCCGCGGGGGATCGGATCGAGCGGGGCGCTGCGGCCCCCCGCACCACTTGGGACACGGTCCTCGTCTGGTTCATGCGGGTGACGGCCCTGCTCTGGCTCGCCAAGGGCGTTCATGCCTGGGCCACGATCCTCGATCTGGTGCCGGGCCCACGCTCCTTCGAGGCGGAGCCGGTGGGGCGGCAGGCCGTGATCGTCTACCTCGCCGTGATCGACCTGACGGCGGCGGTCGGCCTCTGGCTCACCAGTGCCTGGGGCGGGGTGATCTGGCTGCTCGCCGCGACCTCGGCCCTGACCCTCGCGACGCTCACGCCGCAGCTCCTGCCGACGCCGCTTCCGGTCGTGATCGTGCAGGCAAGTATAGTTGCGGTTTACTTCGTGTTGTCGTGGTTTGCGGCGCGCGAGAGCCGGTAA
- a CDS encoding enoyl-CoA hydratase/isomerase family protein: MTSEAGGEILFERRGPLGLVTLNRPKALNALSLPMIRAMHAQLRAWEEDDSISRVAVRGAGGRAFCAGGDIRRIYEVARAGDETELYEIWAGEYGLVAYVGRYPKPYVSLIDGIVMGGGVGISLHGEYRVAGANYSFAMPEVGIGLFPDVGMTHALPRLPGHTGFYLALTGARIGAGDALAVGLATHHVPGTDFDALVDRLAAGVAVTDAIAPHAAPPPPAGSLVSERALIEACFDAETVPEVLERLDARAAAGSTFAAETAALMRTRSPTSLCIAREQMRRGVNLSLAEAILAEYRLVTRLMEGADFFEGVRAVIVDKDGKPAWRPARLEEVDLDAVRAAFGPSGWPEPRFA, encoded by the coding sequence ATGACGAGCGAGGCTGGAGGCGAGATCCTGTTCGAGCGGCGCGGGCCCCTCGGCCTCGTCACCCTCAACCGGCCGAAGGCGCTGAACGCCCTGTCCCTGCCGATGATCCGGGCGATGCACGCGCAGCTCCGCGCCTGGGAGGAGGACGATTCCATTAGCCGGGTCGCCGTGCGCGGCGCGGGCGGGCGTGCCTTCTGCGCGGGCGGCGACATCCGCCGGATCTACGAGGTGGCGCGAGCCGGCGACGAGACGGAGCTCTACGAGATCTGGGCCGGCGAGTACGGCCTCGTCGCCTATGTGGGCCGCTACCCGAAGCCCTATGTTTCGCTGATCGACGGCATCGTGATGGGCGGCGGCGTCGGGATCTCGCTGCACGGCGAGTACCGGGTCGCGGGTGCGAACTATTCCTTCGCCATGCCCGAGGTCGGCATCGGCCTGTTTCCCGATGTCGGGATGACCCACGCGCTGCCGCGGCTGCCGGGGCACACGGGGTTCTACCTCGCGCTGACGGGCGCGCGCATCGGGGCGGGCGACGCTCTCGCCGTCGGGCTCGCGACGCATCACGTGCCCGGCACCGATTTCGACGCGCTCGTCGACCGCCTCGCCGCGGGCGTCGCGGTGACGGACGCGATCGCGCCGCACGCCGCGCCGCCGCCTCCGGCCGGATCGCTGGTCTCCGAGCGGGCCCTCATCGAGGCCTGTTTCGACGCCGAGACGGTGCCGGAGGTCTTGGAGCGGCTCGACGCGCGGGCTGCGGCCGGCTCAACCTTCGCGGCCGAGACGGCGGCGCTGATGCGCACGCGCTCGCCCACGAGCCTGTGCATCGCTCGCGAGCAGATGCGGCGCGGCGTGAATCTCAGCCTCGCCGAGGCGATCCTCGCCGAGTACCGGCTCGTCACCCGCCTGATGGAGGGCGCCGACTTCTTCGAGGGCGTGCGCGCGGTGATCGTCGACAAGGACGGCAAGCCTGCCTGGCGGCCCGCCCGCCTCGAGGAGGTCGATCTCGACGCGGTGCGGGCGGCGTTCGGACCGTCCGGCTGGCCCGAGCCGCGGTTCGCCTGA
- the hemB gene encoding porphobilinogen synthase produces MPHAPSNDTPQPRRLAVETAREDSRGESLKITQRPRRNRKAEWSRRLVREHTLTVDDLIWPLFVIEGAGRREPIASMPGVERLSVDEIVREAERAARLGIPAISFFPYTEKALRDPTGSEALNRDNLVCQAVRAVKKAVPEIGVMTDVALDPYTSHGHDGLLEEGAILNDETVALLVEQSLIQAEAGTDIIAPSDMMDGRVGAIRAGLDKAGFRDVQIMAYAAKYASAFYGPFRDAIGTQAALVGDKRTYQMDPGNGAEALREVALDLAEGADSVMVKPGLPYLDIIRRVKDEFGVPTFAYQVSGEYAMIEAAVRNGWLDGERAMAESLLAFKRAGADGVLTYYAPRIAERLRAGA; encoded by the coding sequence ATGCCGCACGCCCCGTCTAACGACACGCCCCAGCCGCGACGGCTCGCCGTCGAGACCGCGCGGGAGGATAGCCGCGGCGAGAGCCTGAAGATCACCCAGCGCCCGCGCCGCAACCGCAAGGCAGAGTGGTCCCGCCGCCTCGTCCGCGAGCACACGCTCACCGTCGACGACCTGATCTGGCCCCTCTTCGTGATCGAGGGTGCGGGCCGGCGCGAGCCCATCGCCTCGATGCCCGGCGTCGAGCGGCTCAGCGTCGACGAGATCGTGCGCGAGGCCGAGCGGGCGGCCCGCCTCGGCATCCCGGCCATCTCCTTCTTTCCCTACACGGAGAAGGCGTTGCGCGATCCCACGGGGTCCGAGGCGCTCAACCGCGACAACCTGGTCTGCCAGGCCGTGCGGGCCGTGAAGAAGGCGGTTCCCGAGATCGGCGTGATGACCGACGTCGCCCTTGATCCCTACACGAGCCACGGCCATGACGGGCTCCTGGAAGAAGGTGCCATCCTCAACGACGAGACCGTGGCGCTCCTCGTGGAGCAGAGCCTGATCCAGGCGGAGGCCGGCACCGACATCATAGCCCCCTCCGACATGATGGACGGGCGGGTCGGCGCGATCCGGGCCGGTCTCGACAAGGCGGGCTTCCGCGATGTCCAGATCATGGCCTACGCGGCGAAATACGCGAGCGCCTTCTACGGCCCCTTCCGCGACGCCATCGGCACGCAGGCGGCCCTCGTCGGCGACAAGCGGACCTACCAAATGGATCCCGGCAACGGCGCCGAGGCCCTGCGCGAGGTCGCCCTCGACCTCGCCGAGGGCGCCGATTCCGTGATGGTGAAGCCGGGCCTGCCCTATCTCGACATCATCCGCCGGGTGAAGGACGAGTTCGGCGTGCCGACCTTCGCCTACCAGGTGTCGGGCGAGTACGCGATGATCGAGGCCGCCGTCCGCAACGGCTGGCTCGACGGCGAGCGCGCCATGGCCGAGAGCCTGCTCGCCTTCAAGCGCGCGGGCGCCGACGGAGTGCTGACCTACTACGCGCCGCGCATCGCCGAGCGCCTGCGCGCCGGGGCGTGA